In Colwellia sp. PAMC 20917, a single genomic region encodes these proteins:
- the gltX gene encoding glutamate--tRNA ligase — protein MSLTTRFAPSPTGYLHVGGARTALYSWLYAKKNGGDFVLRIEDTDLERSSQASVDAIMDGMNWLNLEWTHGPYFQTQRFDRYKEVIEQLLASGNAYRCYSTSEEVEAMREQARETGAKEKYNGLWRDRTDYPADKPYVIRFKNPLDGEVVIKDMVKGDITIANEELDDLILARSDGTPTYNLTVVVDDWDMKITHVVRGDDHISNTPKQINILLALGATLPEYAHIPMILGDDGKRLSKRHGAVGVMQYRDDGYLPEALLNYLVRLGWSHGDKEIFSREEMIELFDLKDCNRAASGFNTDKLIWVNQHYMKTMEPSYVATHLAWHMNEQGINIENGPALEEIVKIQADRVKTLKEMAQISRYFYEDFSELEASAVKKHLRPVVKEPLILVKAKLAALSEWSPELIHAAINDTATELEVGMGKVGMPLRVAATGGGNSPSLDVTLALLDKDKVLARIDHAIEVVEARIANS, from the coding sequence ATGAGCTTAACAACTCGATTTGCGCCAAGTCCGACCGGTTATTTACACGTTGGTGGGGCACGTACTGCCCTTTATAGTTGGTTATATGCCAAGAAAAATGGCGGTGATTTCGTTTTACGTATCGAAGACACTGATTTAGAACGTTCAAGCCAAGCATCCGTTGATGCCATTATGGACGGTATGAATTGGTTGAATCTTGAATGGACACATGGTCCGTATTTCCAAACCCAACGTTTCGACCGTTATAAAGAAGTTATTGAGCAGTTACTTGCCTCTGGCAATGCTTATCGCTGTTATAGCACCAGTGAAGAAGTTGAAGCAATGCGTGAACAGGCTCGTGAAACTGGCGCGAAAGAAAAATATAACGGTTTGTGGCGCGACCGCACCGACTATCCTGCCGATAAGCCTTATGTGATTCGTTTTAAAAACCCACTTGATGGCGAAGTTGTTATCAAAGATATGGTTAAAGGCGATATAACGATAGCTAATGAAGAATTAGATGATTTAATTCTTGCGCGTAGCGATGGCACACCCACTTATAACTTAACAGTTGTTGTTGATGATTGGGATATGAAAATTACCCATGTTGTACGTGGTGATGATCATATTAGTAATACGCCAAAACAAATTAATATTTTACTCGCTTTAGGGGCAACACTCCCAGAGTATGCCCACATCCCAATGATTTTAGGTGATGACGGTAAGCGATTATCAAAACGTCATGGTGCTGTCGGTGTTATGCAATACCGCGATGATGGTTATTTACCTGAAGCCTTATTAAACTACTTAGTGCGCTTAGGTTGGTCTCATGGCGATAAAGAAATATTTTCTCGTGAAGAAATGATTGAACTGTTTGATTTAAAAGACTGTAACCGTGCTGCTTCAGGTTTTAATACTGATAAATTAATTTGGGTCAACCAACATTATATGAAAACTATGGAGCCAAGTTATGTTGCAACACATTTAGCCTGGCACATGAATGAGCAAGGTATCAATATTGAAAATGGTCCAGCACTTGAAGAAATCGTTAAAATTCAAGCCGACCGAGTAAAAACTTTAAAAGAGATGGCGCAAATTTCTCGCTACTTTTACGAAGACTTTAGCGAACTAGAAGCATCAGCGGTTAAGAAACATTTACGCCCTGTTGTTAAAGAGCCTCTTATATTGGTTAAAGCAAAACTTGCAGCATTGAGCGAATGGTCACCTGAACTTATTCATGCGGCAATTAATGATACGGCAACAGAGCTTGAAGTCGGTATGGGCAAAGTGGGTATGCCATTGCGTGTTGCGGCGACTGGTGGTGGTAATTCACCTTCTTTAGATGTTACTTTGGCTTTATTGGATAAAGATAAAGTACTTGCTCGTATTGATCACGCTATTGAAGTGGTTGAAGCAAGAATAGCGAACAGCTAA
- a CDS encoding S8 family peptidase yields the protein MSKLTLSAWLIASLALTMPIKALAESIIGEQLAQTLPTMTDKETILAVITFQQMQPLSVTQIQALVALGINKGVKFSALPVIGVVANVAQIKAIAERDDVRSIWLNRKLSYFIANSRQNSGVNKIQGTDFVNINGDTDYSGKGVTIMVNDSGIDATHQDLFFGDVVIDNVEAAIHSSALAKMSTTETFISRGQYNTDVNTDHGTHCAGIIAGSGTMSDGKYKGVAPDAKLVGYGSGADLTILDAVSGYDYAINHRYDYQSPLRIISNAWGSTGNFNANSPIGLASYKAYTLGILSIFSAGNSGAGKNSHNPYAQLPWVISVGAGNSHGHLVDFSSRDLSYKTGRFTMPDKQEWTYNNQVTVVAPGHYMVSTRSSNNGLAYSADDDFLFDSAYTPFYSRFSGTSIATSYTAGVAALMMEANPLLSIEEIKQLIAKSATQMLGYQAWEVGAGYIDIQAAVAAAKTHVKAYK from the coding sequence ATGAGTAAATTAACTTTAAGTGCATGGCTTATAGCCTCTTTAGCATTAACAATGCCTATAAAAGCATTGGCTGAAAGTATTATTGGCGAGCAACTCGCACAAACCCTTCCTACGATGACTGACAAAGAAACAATCCTCGCGGTAATAACCTTTCAACAAATGCAGCCACTGTCGGTTACTCAAATACAGGCGCTAGTAGCTTTAGGAATTAATAAAGGCGTTAAGTTTTCTGCACTGCCTGTAATAGGCGTGGTCGCTAATGTTGCACAAATCAAAGCGATCGCCGAGCGCGACGACGTCCGTTCAATATGGTTAAACCGAAAATTAAGCTATTTCATAGCTAACTCACGACAAAACTCCGGTGTTAATAAAATTCAAGGAACAGACTTTGTTAATATTAATGGTGATACCGATTATAGTGGTAAGGGTGTGACCATTATGGTCAATGACTCAGGGATTGATGCCACACATCAAGATCTATTTTTTGGCGACGTAGTCATTGATAATGTCGAGGCGGCCATACATTCATCAGCTTTGGCTAAAATGAGCACAACCGAGACCTTTATCAGTCGAGGTCAATATAATACTGATGTAAACACAGACCACGGTACCCATTGTGCTGGCATTATTGCAGGCTCTGGGACCATGTCTGATGGTAAATATAAAGGTGTCGCTCCCGATGCCAAACTAGTCGGTTACGGCTCAGGTGCTGATTTAACTATTTTAGATGCGGTTAGTGGCTATGATTATGCGATTAATCACCGCTACGATTATCAAAGTCCATTGCGTATTATCAGTAATGCTTGGGGCTCAACCGGAAACTTTAATGCGAACAGCCCAATTGGTTTAGCCTCATATAAAGCTTATACCTTGGGGATATTGTCAATATTTTCTGCCGGAAATTCAGGGGCTGGTAAAAATAGTCATAACCCTTATGCTCAACTCCCTTGGGTAATATCAGTCGGTGCCGGTAATAGTCATGGTCACTTAGTTGACTTTTCTTCTCGTGATTTATCTTATAAAACGGGCAGATTTACCATGCCAGATAAGCAAGAATGGACTTATAATAACCAAGTCACGGTTGTCGCCCCCGGTCATTACATGGTATCAACCCGATCATCGAATAATGGTCTGGCCTACAGCGCAGATGATGATTTTCTTTTTGACTCCGCCTATACCCCTTTTTATAGCCGTTTTTCTGGTACTTCAATAGCAACATCATATACGGCGGGTGTTGCCGCTCTTATGATGGAAGCTAATCCATTATTAAGTATCGAGGAAATCAAACAATTAATAGCAAAGTCTGCAACTCAGATGCTTGGATACCAAGCGTGGGAAGTTGGTGCCGGCTATATTGATATACAAGCCGCTGTTGCTGCAGCAAAAACACATGTTAAAGCGTATAAATAA